TCGTGGCGGAGACCCTGCAACGCCGGATCAAGGACCCGCGTCTCGGGTACGTCACCATCACCGACGCCCGGGTGACCGGGGACCTGCGCGAGGCCACCGTCTTCTACACGGTCTACGGCGACGAGACCGAGCGGGAGTCCAGCGCGGCCGCACTGGAGAGCGCCAAGGGCATCCTGCGCTCCGAGGTCGGCAAGCAGACCGGGGTGCGGTTCACCCCGACCCTGACCTTCGTCGCCGACGCCCTGCCGGACAACGCCCGGAACATCGACGACCTGCTGGACAAGGCGCGGCTCTCCGACGCCGCCGTCCGCACCGCCGCCGCCGGAGCGACGTTCGCCGGCGAGGCGGACCCGTACAAGGCGGCGCGCGACGACGACGAGGACGAGTGACCGTGGCCGGGGAGCCGGCCGAGTCCGGCGCCGCGAGGGCGGTCTCCACCACTCAGGTGGAGACCGCCCTCGCGGTGCTTCCGGGCCCTCGCAGCGAGTCACCGGCCGAATCCGCGGCGGCGCCGGCCGACGGCCGGTTCGAGGCCGAGTGGCAGCGGGCGCTGGAACTGGTCGCGGGCAGCGACGAGATCGACCTGATCTGCCACATCTGCCCGGACGGCGACGCCCTCGGCTCCGCGCTGGCCGCCGCACTGGCGCTGCGCGGCCTGGGCAAGCGGGTACGGGTGTCCTTCGGCGACGACCCGCAGGTGATCCCCGAGTCGCTGTCCTTCCTGCCGGGGCAGGAACTGATCGTGCCCGCCGCCGCGGTGCCCGCCGAACCGGCGCTGGTGCTGGCCTTCGACGCCGCCTCCGAGGACCGGCTCGGCCTGCTCCGCGACAAGGCGTTCGCGGCCGGTGAGCTGGTCGTCCTGGACCACCACGCCTCCAACCCCGGCTTCGGCACCGTCCGGCTGATCGACCCGTCCGCGCCCGCCACCGCGGTGCTGGTGGACGAGCTGCTGCGGCGGCTGCGGGTCCCGCTCGACCAGGCGATCGCGACCTGCCTGTACACCGGCATCGCCACCGACACCGGCTCGTTCAAGTACCGGGCCACCACGCCCGCCACCCACGAGATGGCCGGGCGGATGCTCGCCACCGGCATCCGGCACGACCTGATCTCCCGTCAGCTCTGGGACACCACCTCCTTCGGCTACCTGAAGGTGCTGGCCGGGGCGCTGGAGCGGGCCGCGTTCGAGCCCGAGGAGGCCGGCGGGCACGGGCTGGTGTGGACCTGGGTGCCGTACCAGGACCTGGCGCTGTTCGGGGTCACCGTGGAGGAGATCGAGGGCCTGATCGACGTGCTGCGCAAGCCCGCCGAGGCGGAGGTCGCGCTGGTGCTCAAGCAGGACCCGGACGGCACGCTGCGCGGCTCCTGCCGCTCCAAGGGCGCGGTCGACGTGGCCGCGGTCTGCGCGCGCCTGGGCGGCGGCGGGCACGTGTACGCGGCCGGGTTCAGCGCCCGGGAGACCGTGGAGGACACCGTGGAGCGGTTCCGGGTGGCGCTGGCGGCGGAGAGCGCGCGCTAGGCTCGTCCGGTCCGTGCCCGGGCGAGCGGTGCCCTGGGCCGGCGGCGTCCGGGCCGCGGGCCGGCCGCGCAGGAATGCGCGCAGACAGCGAAACGATTGATGCAGCGATGAAGCGTAAAGGGACGGGCCCCGACGGCCTGGTCATCGTCGACAAGCCGGAGGGCATCACCTCGCACGGGGTGGTCGCCAAACTCCGCTGGCTGGCCGGGACCAGGAAGGTCGGCCACGCCGGCACCCTCGACCCGATGGCCACCGGCGTGCTGGTGATCGGCGTGGAGCGGGCCACCCGGCTGCTCGGGCACCTGATGCTCACCGCCAAGACCTACGAGGCCACCGTCCGGCTCGGGCAGACCACCGTCACGGACGACCGGGAGGGCGAGGTCACCGCCTCGACGCCCGCCGACGGCGTCGCCCGGGAGGCGGTCGACGCGGAGGTCGCCAAGCTCACCGGCGAGATCATGCAGGTGCCGTCCAAGGTCAGCGCGATCAAGATCGACGGCAAGCGCTCGTACGCCCGGGTGCGGGAGGGCGAGGAGTTCGAACTCGCCGCCCGGCCCACCACGGTGCACTCCTTCACGGTGCACGGGGTGCGCCCGGCCGTCGCCGAGGACGGCACGCCGGTGCTGGACCTCGACGTGACGGTGGAGTGCTCCTCCGGGACGTACATCCGGGCGCTGGCCCGGGACCTGGGCGCGGCGCTCGGGGTGGGCGGCCACCTGACGATGCTGCGGCGCACCAAGGTGGGCCCGTACTCCGTCGAATCGGCGCACACCCTGGAGGAGCTGGAGCAGAAGCTGGAGGTGCTCCCGATCGCCGACGCGGCGGCGGCCGCCTTCCCCCGCTGGGACGTCGACGCCGAGCAGGCCAAGCTGCTCTCCAACGGCATCCGGCTGCCCGCGCCCGGCCTGGGCGTGGACGGGCCGATCGCGGTCTTCGACCCGGACGGGCGGTTCCTGGCCCTGATCGAGGAGAGCGGCGGCCGTGCCAAGCCGGTCGCGGTGTTCGTGGGCTGACGGCCCTTCGGGAAAGCGGACCGCGAATCGGCGCCGCTCGATAGAGTGTTCTCCTCATTGGCCGGGTTCGCCTGGAGGGGGAGCATCGTGAGGTTCCGTCGTGCTGTGCCGGCCCTGGTGGCCGTCGCCACCGCCGTGCTGGGTCTGGGGCCGGTCGGCGGCGCGGGTGCCGACACCGGGCCGACGGGGGAGTGCCTGCGCCGGGGCCAGCAACCGTACGCCGGGTTCTTCCACCCGCGGGTGTGCTCGGAGACCGACAACGGCGAGGTCCGCGGCCAGTACCGGAACCTGCCGGCTGTCTTCTGGGCGTCCGCGGCCAACTACTTCGACCTGGTGATCACCAACAACTCGGATCACGAGGTCGCCGTGTCCGTCGGCATCGCCCCGGGCGACTCCGACAACGCCTACGGCTCGACGCGCGGCCTGATCCGGTACAAGAACTCCCCGCAGGACGCGGACTGGCGGATGCCGGCCGAGCCCGACATCGACTACCGGCTCGTCTGGGACTACATCGACGGGCCGGACGGCGACCGGACCGACCTCCCGAACGGTCTCCGGGCCGTTCCACCGCACCAGGAACGGGTGTTCCCGATCCTCATCGACTACCGCTCGTACTACTACCTGGCGGGCATGGAGATCGAGACCAACGTGGCGGAGCACGTGCTGCAGGACGGGCAGTGGACGCGCGTGGACGATCTCAAGCTGTTTCAGACGGTGAACACGGTGCTGCAGACCGGCTCGCCGTCGGCGAGCAGTTCGGCCTCCGGCAGTGCGTCGCCCTCGCCCTCGCCGTCGCCGTCGCCGTCGCCGTCGGTCTCCGGTTCCGCGTCCGCTTCTGCTTCTGCTTCTGTTTCGGGGTCGGCCTCCGCTTCGGCGTCGCCGTCCGGGGCGGCCTCGTCGAGTGCACCCGTCCTGGTCTCCGGGGCGCCGTCGGCGTCGGTGTCGGCCGGGGCGCCCGCGGTGGGGAACACCCCGGTGTCCGGGCTGGCGTCGACGGGCGGCGGGGAGACGTCGTTCACCGTCGCGTGGTGCGGGGTCGGCGCGGTGGTGCTCGGCGGCGGGCTGGTGGTGGCGGCGCGGCGCCGGAGGGCCGGCGGCCGCTGAGTCCTGACGGTGTGTCGACGGCCCCGGCGGAGTGATCCGCCGGGGCCGTTCGCCGCGTCAACGCAGGGCCAGCCGCCAGTCGTTGCTGCGCAGGAAGCGTCCGGAGCGCCTCGGGTACTCGAAGGCGCAGGGCCCGGCATTGGTGAAGCCCAGGCGGGCGCAGAGGGCGTTGGACGGGGTGTTGTCGACCGCCGGGAAGGCGTGCAGCACGGCCGGGACGGACGGGTCGGCGGCCGCCTCCGCGCGCAGCAGGGCGATCATCGCGCGTCCGGCCGCTGCGGCCAGGCCGCGGCCCTGGAACTCGGGCAGCACGTTCCAGCCGGTCTCCAGCACCTGCGCGCCCTGCCAGTCGCGGCGGTGGAAGGCGATCGACCCGGCCGGCCGGCGGTCGGCGAGGACCGCGAACATCATGCCGCCCCGGGAGGGGAGTTCGAGGTAGCGGCGGTGCCGGCGCAGCAGCTGCCCGGGCGTCTCCGGGCCGCCGACATGACGGCGCATCAGCGGGGTGTTGATCCGCTCCAGCAGCTCGAGATGTGCCGCGGACCAGGGTTCCAGCCGGATGTCCATGACGGCAGGGTGGACCGGCGGTCCGGGTCGGCGCGAGCGGATTTCCCCCGGCAGCGGACGGCGGCGCCGCCGCTACGGCCCGGTACGGAGCGGTACCCGACGGGCCGTGAGCGAGGGGGTGGCGCCGCCCGGCTCGCGGTCGTCGGCGGGGGGCGCGCGGAGTGAACCGGTGTGGTGAGAGGGGCGTGCGAGGTGCCGTGGGTCTGGTGGGGGGCAAGCTGACCGCGTCGTGGACGGCGGCCGTACCCCGGCCCCGTCGGGGCGGGCCCGGCCCGGCGGGAGGACTGGCCAGATGGGCGAGGGTGCAAGCGCCGGCTTCGCGGGGGATCCGGCACAGGCGCTGCTGCGGATCAGGGACGCGCACGGCCGACTGTGCGGGCTCGGCTTCGTCGCCGACCGGTACGGCACGGTGGTCACCGCGCACGAGGCGGTGGCGGGCCTGCCCCGGCTGGTGCTGCACACCCCGGGCGGGCAGTCCAGGGTGCTCGGTCCGGAGAGCGTCGACCTGCTCCCCGACCGCGGCCTCGCGCTGCTGCGGACGGACGCCGTCGGCGGCGTCCCCGGGCCCGCCCTGCCGATCGGGCGCGGCCCGGCGGGAAGGGCCGTCGCGGTGCCCTGCCACCGCTGGGAGGACGGCGCGCCCGTGCTGGTCCGGGGCGGGCCGCTCGGCCGGGAGAGCGGACGCTGCGCCGACGGCGCGCAACTGCGGCCGGTGCCCGGCGTCCTGGTGCTCGACCTCCCGGTCACCCCGCTCGCCGGGGCGCCGGTGCTCGACCCCGACACCGGCGCGGTGCTCGCCGTGGTCGCCCCCCGGATCCGGGCCGTCGAAGGCCCCGGCGTGGCGGCCGTCCCGCTCACCGTCGACGCCGCCGCCCCCGCCGGGGACCCGCTCGGCGCGCTGCTCGCCCGCAACGGCGCCGCGGTACCGGCGTTCGGGCGGGCGCTCAACCTGGGCGGGGCGCTGCGCCTGACGGAGACCCAGCTGGAGACCGCCGCCGCCGGGCCCGGCCGGATCGCCGAACTGGCCGCCGACCGGGTGGACCGGCCCGACGGACTCAGCGGCGAGGAACCGCAGGACACCCTCACCGTGCTGCTCGGCGACACCGGCAGCGGCCGGAGCACCGAACTCGCCGCCCTCGCCGTCCGCCGGGCCGGCGCCGCACAGCCGCTGCCCACCCTCTGGCTGCGCGGCGCCGACCTGGCCGCCGGCGACCGCGCCCTCGGCGACCCGCTGCGCCGCCGACTCGCGGACGCCGCCCGGGCGTTGGGCGTCCCCGAGCCCGACCCCGGCGAGCTGGCCGACCTGTGCGCCGACGCCGGCCGTCCGCTGCTGGTCGTGCTCGACGGCCCCGAGGAGGCGCCGCTGGCACTCTCCGCCCGCTGGCTGGCCGCCGGACTGGACTGGCTGCGCGGCCACCGGGCCCGCGCGCTGGTGGCCTGCCGCCCCGACGGGTGGGAGCAGCTCGGCCCCTGGCGGGCCGCCGCCCGCGCGCTCTGGCTGGGCCCGCTCACCGACGACGCCGCGGCCCGCGCCGGCCGCCGCTACGGCCTGCCCGAGGCCTTCCTCGCGCCCGCCGACCGCGGCCACCCGCTGGCCCTGCGGCTGGCCGGCGAACTGCGCACCGCGGGCGTGCACGGCCCGGTCGGCAGCCGCACCGAACTCTTCGACGGCTGGCTCGACCTGGCCTGCCTCACCGTCGCCCGCCGGGTCGCCGTCGCCCCCGGCGGGCAGCGCCGCCACCGGCGCGGCGACCCCGTCCCGCCCGGCGAGGACGCCCGGCAGGTGCGGCGGCTCGCGGCCGTGGCGGCGGGCCGCCTGCACGAGGCCGCCCGGCTGATGCTCGGCGCGGGCGACGGGGCGCTGCCCGCAGCCGAGTTCGAGCGGCTCTTCCCGGCGGCGGGCGGCTGGGCCAGGGCGGTCCGCGAGGAGCGCCTGCTCGTCCCGGCGGGCGCCGGGCACCGGGCCGGGCACGAGGAGTGGGGCGAGTGGCTGCAGAGCCTGCACCTCGACCTCGACGCGGCGCTGCGGCTGCTGCTGGAGGAGGACGGGGGAGGGACCGAGAACGGCCCCGCGGGCGGCGGGAGTCCGGCGGACCGGCCCGGGCAGGACGATCCGCCGGTGACGGCCGGTCGGGGCGCGGGCGTCGACGGCCACGCGGGTGGCGCCGGGGCGGTGACGGCCGATCACGGCGAGAGTGGTGACGTCCCGGCGGAGGTGGCGGCCGGTCGGGACGCGGGTGTCGACGGCCACGCGGGTGGCGCCGGAGCGGGGGCGGCGACGGCCGGTCGGGGTGCGAGGGGCGACCGTCCCGCAGGGGGTGTGGGGACAGTCGTGGTGACGGGCCGTCAGGAGGTCGCCGGGGTCGACGGGTGCCCGAGTGGCACGGGGGAGGACCGGCAGGCCCAGGGATTCGTCGGGCGGGGACGGGTCGGGGTGGTGGTGGGCGCGGTGCGGCGGCTGGGGGCGCTGCGGGGAGTCGCCGCGCTGGACGTGTGGCTGCACCGGATCCGGCTGGCCCTGGAGCGCTCCGAGCGCGGGGGCGAGGCCGACTGGTGGGCCGGGCGGCTGCTGGCCGAGGGCCTCGCGGGCAGCCCGGACCCGGCCGCGCACCGGGAGCTGCTGGAGCTGCTGGCCGAACGGGCCGGCCGGGACGAGCGGTTCGGCCCGGCGTTCTGGGCCGGCCTGCCGCTGCCGCGGGCCGACCGGCTGGCGCTGCTCGGCCGGCTCGCGGAGGGCGCCGGGCCGGGCCCCCGCGCGGTGCTCCGGGACGCCGCGGCGGAGCTGCTGGCGGCCGACCCGCACGGCGTGCTGCCGCTGCTGTGCGGCTGGTTCGCGGCGGGGGAGGGCGCCGCCGAGCTCGCGGAGGGGCTGCTGTACGAGCACCGGGCGCTGGCGCTGGACGAGCTGACCGAGGCGCTGGTCGGCGCCGCCCACCCGCGCGCCGACGCGCTGCTCGGCCGGCTCGCCGAACGTGAGCCGTCCGCGCTGTGCCGGGCGGTCGACCGGTGGAGCCACGACCCGCGCCCGGAGCGGCACGTCGCGGCGGCCGTGCACGCGCTGCGGACCGCCCCGCACGCGGCCGGGTCCGGCGCGAAGCTGCTGCGGCTGGCCGCCCGGACGCTGCTGGCCCGGGAGGACGAGCCGGCGCTGCACGGCGCCGCGCTGGCGCTGCTGGTGCGCGACCCGCAGGCC
The DNA window shown above is from Streptomyces sp. TLI_171 and carries:
- the rbfA gene encoding 30S ribosome-binding factor RbfA; this translates as MTDTARARKLADRIQVVVAETLQRRIKDPRLGYVTITDARVTGDLREATVFYTVYGDETERESSAAALESAKGILRSEVGKQTGVRFTPTLTFVADALPDNARNIDDLLDKARLSDAAVRTAAAGATFAGEADPYKAARDDDEDE
- a CDS encoding GNAT family N-acetyltransferase, which codes for MDIRLEPWSAAHLELLERINTPLMRRHVGGPETPGQLLRRHRRYLELPSRGGMMFAVLADRRPAGSIAFHRRDWQGAQVLETGWNVLPEFQGRGLAAAAGRAMIALLRAEAAADPSVPAVLHAFPAVDNTPSNALCARLGFTNAGPCAFEYPRRSGRFLRSNDWRLALR
- a CDS encoding serine protease, giving the protein MGEGASAGFAGDPAQALLRIRDAHGRLCGLGFVADRYGTVVTAHEAVAGLPRLVLHTPGGQSRVLGPESVDLLPDRGLALLRTDAVGGVPGPALPIGRGPAGRAVAVPCHRWEDGAPVLVRGGPLGRESGRCADGAQLRPVPGVLVLDLPVTPLAGAPVLDPDTGAVLAVVAPRIRAVEGPGVAAVPLTVDAAAPAGDPLGALLARNGAAVPAFGRALNLGGALRLTETQLETAAAGPGRIAELAADRVDRPDGLSGEEPQDTLTVLLGDTGSGRSTELAALAVRRAGAAQPLPTLWLRGADLAAGDRALGDPLRRRLADAARALGVPEPDPGELADLCADAGRPLLVVLDGPEEAPLALSARWLAAGLDWLRGHRARALVACRPDGWEQLGPWRAAARALWLGPLTDDAAARAGRRYGLPEAFLAPADRGHPLALRLAGELRTAGVHGPVGSRTELFDGWLDLACLTVARRVAVAPGGQRRHRRGDPVPPGEDARQVRRLAAVAAGRLHEAARLMLGAGDGALPAAEFERLFPAAGGWARAVREERLLVPAGAGHRAGHEEWGEWLQSLHLDLDAALRLLLEEDGGGTENGPAGGGSPADRPGQDDPPVTAGRGAGVDGHAGGAGAVTADHGESGDVPAEVAAGRDAGVDGHAGGAGAGAATAGRGARGDRPAGGVGTVVVTGRQEVAGVDGCPSGTGEDRQAQGFVGRGRVGVVVGAVRRLGALRGVAALDVWLHRIRLALERSERGGEADWWAGRLLAEGLAGSPDPAAHRELLELLAERAGRDERFGPAFWAGLPLPRADRLALLGRLAEGAGPGPRAVLRDAAAELLAADPHGVLPLLCGWFAAGEGAAELAEGLLYEHRALALDELTEALVGAAHPRADALLGRLAEREPSALCRAVDRWSHDPRPERHVAAAVHALRTAPHAAGSGAKLLRLAARTLLAREDEPALHGAALALLVRDPQAGAEHLAAALAAYRAGDPFLTAEVLAELLEAFPEQVLSAVRERLRVPGARVGDGLRVLHRAADPAVVRSGALFAAELLRDGPERAEAVAGYLDRLLDAGQDGRPLLPAVLAAGPAARARFAPVLAAPGDGREALLEALLAAEHDPVVLAAVVEALAARHAGHPERRVRHLLGRIAERWPDADAVLVRCAGRWAGFARLLADWPEDAPPPPAGPRLTRMRTLTSAGRDPQYAAAEAERQVDRPGGRLTGHTKGLPVPGQGRSHGTL
- a CDS encoding bifunctional oligoribonuclease/PAP phosphatase NrnA produces the protein MAGEPAESGAARAVSTTQVETALAVLPGPRSESPAESAAAPADGRFEAEWQRALELVAGSDEIDLICHICPDGDALGSALAAALALRGLGKRVRVSFGDDPQVIPESLSFLPGQELIVPAAAVPAEPALVLAFDAASEDRLGLLRDKAFAAGELVVLDHHASNPGFGTVRLIDPSAPATAVLVDELLRRLRVPLDQAIATCLYTGIATDTGSFKYRATTPATHEMAGRMLATGIRHDLISRQLWDTTSFGYLKVLAGALERAAFEPEEAGGHGLVWTWVPYQDLALFGVTVEEIEGLIDVLRKPAEAEVALVLKQDPDGTLRGSCRSKGAVDVAAVCARLGGGGHVYAAGFSARETVEDTVERFRVALAAESAR
- the truB gene encoding tRNA pseudouridine(55) synthase TruB, giving the protein MKRKGTGPDGLVIVDKPEGITSHGVVAKLRWLAGTRKVGHAGTLDPMATGVLVIGVERATRLLGHLMLTAKTYEATVRLGQTTVTDDREGEVTASTPADGVAREAVDAEVAKLTGEIMQVPSKVSAIKIDGKRSYARVREGEEFELAARPTTVHSFTVHGVRPAVAEDGTPVLDLDVTVECSSGTYIRALARDLGAALGVGGHLTMLRRTKVGPYSVESAHTLEELEQKLEVLPIADAAAAAFPRWDVDAEQAKLLSNGIRLPAPGLGVDGPIAVFDPDGRFLALIEESGGRAKPVAVFVG